A window of the Streptomyces sp. NBC_01351 genome harbors these coding sequences:
- a CDS encoding NADH-quinone oxidoreductase subunit G has translation MTVTTNAPAGGGAAVPPENTVALTIDGIELSVPKGTLVIRAAEQIGIEIPRFCDHPLLSPAGACRQCIVEVEGQRKPMASCTITCTDGMVVKTQLTSEVADKAQRGVMELLLINHPLDCPVCDKGGECPLQNQAMSHGNAESRFEGKKRTYEKPVPISTQVLLDRERCVLCARCTRFSNEIAGDPMIELLERGALQQVGTGEGDPFESYFSGNTIQICPVGALTSAAYRFRSRPFDLVSSPSVCEHCAGGCATRTDHRRGKVLRRLAAEDPEVNEEWVCDKGRFGFRYAQRPDRLTTPLVRGADGILAPASWPEALEAAANGLASARGRAGVLTGGRLTVEDAYAYAKFARVVLDTNDIDFRARVHSAEEADFLAATVAGTGKDLDGSGVTYTSLEAAPAVLLVGIEAEEEAPGVFLRLRKAHRKHKQRTFALAPFATRGLEKAGGTLLAAAPGTEPEWLDALSSRTGLEAGGAEAAEALRRPGAVIVVGERLAGVPGALTAAVRAAAATGAKLVWIPRRAGERAAVEAGALPALLPGGRPATDPRARDEVATAWGLDELPHRYGRDTGQIVEAAATRELSALLVAGVEVADLPDPARARTALQEAFVVSLELRPSEVTDHADVVFPVAAVAEKDGAFINWEGRVRPFEAALKPDQMTRRLAPADSRVLHMLADAADRPLALPDVHAVRRELERLGPWEGELATEQSTDTVALPRPGIGEAVLAGHRLLLDQGLLQEGDEALAGTRHEASARLSAATAAETGVKNGDVLAVTGPAGSVELPLRVTEMPDRVVWLPLNSTGSGVLADTGAAPGALVRIGPATPADADGTTAEVGA, from the coding sequence ATGACCGTCACCACTAACGCTCCCGCCGGTGGCGGGGCGGCGGTGCCCCCGGAGAACACGGTGGCCCTGACCATCGACGGCATCGAGCTGTCGGTGCCCAAGGGCACCCTCGTCATCCGGGCCGCCGAGCAGATCGGCATCGAGATCCCGAGGTTCTGCGACCACCCCCTCCTCTCCCCGGCCGGCGCCTGCCGCCAGTGCATCGTCGAGGTCGAGGGCCAGCGCAAGCCGATGGCCTCCTGCACCATCACCTGCACCGACGGCATGGTCGTCAAGACGCAGCTGACCTCGGAGGTCGCCGACAAGGCCCAGCGCGGGGTGATGGAGCTGCTGCTCATCAACCACCCGCTGGACTGCCCGGTCTGCGACAAGGGCGGCGAGTGCCCCCTGCAGAACCAGGCGATGTCCCACGGCAACGCCGAATCGCGTTTCGAGGGCAAGAAGCGCACGTACGAGAAGCCGGTCCCGATCTCCACGCAGGTGCTGCTGGACCGCGAGCGGTGCGTGCTGTGCGCGCGCTGCACCCGCTTCTCCAACGAGATCGCCGGCGACCCGATGATCGAGCTCCTGGAGCGCGGCGCGCTCCAGCAGGTCGGCACCGGCGAGGGCGACCCGTTCGAGTCGTACTTCTCCGGCAACACCATCCAGATCTGCCCGGTCGGCGCCCTCACCTCGGCCGCCTACCGGTTCCGTTCCCGCCCCTTCGACCTCGTCTCCTCCCCGAGCGTGTGCGAGCACTGCGCGGGCGGCTGCGCGACCCGCACCGACCACCGGCGCGGGAAGGTGCTGCGGCGCCTCGCCGCCGAGGACCCCGAGGTCAACGAGGAGTGGGTCTGCGACAAGGGCCGCTTCGGGTTCCGCTACGCGCAGCGCCCGGACCGGCTCACCACCCCGCTGGTGCGCGGCGCCGACGGCATCCTCGCCCCGGCGAGCTGGCCGGAGGCCCTGGAGGCCGCGGCCAACGGGCTCGCCTCCGCGCGCGGCCGGGCCGGGGTCCTCACCGGCGGCCGGCTCACCGTCGAGGACGCGTACGCGTACGCCAAGTTCGCCCGCGTCGTACTGGACACCAACGACATCGACTTCCGGGCCCGCGTGCACAGCGCGGAGGAGGCCGACTTCCTGGCCGCCACCGTGGCCGGCACCGGCAAGGACCTCGACGGCAGCGGGGTCACGTACACCTCCCTGGAGGCGGCGCCGGCCGTACTGCTCGTCGGCATCGAGGCCGAGGAGGAGGCCCCCGGGGTCTTCCTGCGGCTGCGCAAGGCCCACCGCAAGCACAAGCAGCGGACCTTCGCCCTCGCGCCCTTCGCCACCCGCGGCCTGGAGAAGGCGGGCGGCACCCTGCTGGCCGCCGCCCCCGGCACCGAGCCCGAGTGGCTGGACGCACTGTCCTCCCGGACCGGGCTGGAGGCGGGCGGCGCCGAAGCCGCCGAGGCGCTGCGCCGGCCGGGCGCGGTCATCGTCGTCGGGGAGCGCCTCGCCGGCGTGCCGGGCGCGCTGACCGCCGCCGTACGGGCCGCCGCCGCGACCGGCGCGAAGCTGGTGTGGATCCCGCGCCGGGCGGGGGAGCGGGCCGCCGTCGAGGCGGGCGCGCTGCCGGCCCTGCTGCCGGGCGGCCGTCCGGCCACCGACCCGCGGGCCCGCGACGAGGTCGCCACCGCCTGGGGACTGGACGAACTCCCGCACCGCTACGGCCGCGACACCGGCCAGATCGTCGAGGCGGCCGCCACCCGCGAGCTGTCCGCCCTGCTGGTGGCGGGCGTCGAGGTCGCGGACCTGCCGGACCCGGCCCGCGCCCGGACCGCCCTCCAGGAGGCCTTCGTGGTCTCGCTGGAACTGCGGCCGAGCGAGGTCACCGACCATGCGGACGTGGTGTTCCCGGTCGCCGCGGTCGCCGAGAAGGACGGCGCGTTCATCAACTGGGAGGGCAGGGTCCGGCCGTTCGAGGCCGCGCTCAAGCCCGACCAGATGACCCGCCGGCTCGCCCCGGCCGACTCCCGCGTCCTGCACATGCTGGCCGACGCGGCCGACCGGCCGCTCGCGCTGCCCGACGTACACGCCGTACGCCGGGAGCTGGAGCGGCTCGGCCCGTGGGAGGGCGAGCTCGCGACCGAGCAGTCCACCGACACGGTGGCCCTGCCCCGGCCGGGCATCGGCGAGGCGGTCCTCGCGGGCCACCGGCTCCTGCTCGACCAGGGCCTGCTCCAGGAGGGCGACGAGGCCCTGGCCGGCACCCGGCACGAGGCGAGCGCCCGGCTGTCGGCCGCCACGGCCGCCGAGACGGGCGTCAAGAACGGCGACGTCCTCGCGGTCACCGGCCCGGCCGGCTCCGTGGAACTGCCGCTGCGGGTCACCGAGATGCCCGACCGGGTGGTCTGGCTCCCGCTGAACTCCACCGGCTCCGGGGTCCTCGCCGACACGGGCGCCGCCCCCGGCGCCCTCGTACGCATCGGCCCGGCGACCCCGGCCGACGCCGACGGCACCACTGCGGAGGTGGGCGCGTGA